Below is a window of Mucilaginibacter ginkgonis DNA.
CCATAACCACATTGGCTAAGGGTAAAAAAGCGAGTATCGTAATTACTAAACGAATATATTTAATCATTCTGGACTTGTATAACTGCATTTAAACCCTTTAAAACAAGGTAAGGGTCATTTTTTATATAGGGGGCAAAGATGCTATTTTTCAAAAGAGTATCCAAAAAAATACCGTCGCCGCCTGTTAGTATGATGTTAAGTTCGGGATATTGCTCACGATAACCGCTAATGAAACCTTCGGCTTCATATTTAATTCCGTTTTGTATGCCCGAACGTATAGCCGATGCCGTATCTGTACCAAAGCTTCCTTCGAATTTATTATCAGCATTAAGCAACGGTAATGCCGCCGTATAATGGTTAACGGCTTTATAACGCATTTCAAGGCCCGGCGATATGCTGCCGCCATAATAATTATGTCCGGCATCAACCATATCATATGTAATACAAGTGCCCGCGTCTATTACCAAAGTATCCTTACCCGGATTAACCGTTACCGCCCCGGCTACTGCTGCCCACCTGTCGGCGCCTAGCGTGTTCGCACTTTGATAGTGATTATTCACCGCCGTTTTGGTCTGATTAGTGAAACAGGTGACCGGAATGTCAAGTTGTTGTATATATGCCGGTTTGTTTTCTTTAACCGATGAGATGATAACTTTATCAACCTTGTGCTTACCGATCAGTGCAGCAATCAAACTTTCATCCGCTTCGGCAACATGATCGAACGATAGCATTTTCTCGCCGTTGAATATTGCCAACTTAGTTTGCGTATTGCCGATATCTACAACCAGGTTGGCCATCAGGCTTTAGCCAGCGACAGTATAGATTCAAATATGATTAGGCCGTCCTGGTTGGCCACCAATGTATCGGCAGCACGTTCGGGGTGCGGCATCAAGCCAAACACATTACGTTCCAAATTACAAACACCTGCAATGTTATTGATTGAACCATTTAAGTTAGATTCTTCGCACACGTTGCCAGTCTCATCGCAATAGCGGAACAACACCTGGTCGTTATCTGCCATACTGCTAAGGGTATCAGCATCGGCAAAATAATTACCCTCGCCATGCGCAACCGGAATTTTTAAAGGCTGCTGCAAGTCTGCTTGTGAGGTTAATAAAGAATTAGTGGTCTCTGCCTTGATGTAGGTGTTACGGCAAATAAATTTGCGGTTCTTGTTATGCAGCAGCACGCCCGGTAACAAATGTGCCTCAACCAATATCTGGAAGCCATTGCATATACCCATTACGTATCCGCCTTGCCCGGCAAACTTTATCACCTCCTGCATAATGGGCGAAAAACGGGCAATAGCACCGGAACGCAGATAATCGCCAAAAGAGAACCCACCCGGAAGGATGATGAAATCGGCGCCCTGCAAGTCATGATCTTTGTGCCATAAACGCACCACCTGCTGACCTAAAACATGCTCTAAAACATAGATGATATCTTCATCGCAGTTTGACCCGGGGAATATAACAACGCCAAATTTCATGCTACAAAGCTAATATAACGCCTTGAACCTGAACGAATGTAAAAGTTAAAAATTGTTAAACTGAAAGAAGATGATTCCCGCCACAAACAGTAAAAACAAGGTTTCGTAAAACCATTTCCATTTGGCATACAGAAAGTAATAA
It encodes the following:
- a CDS encoding type III pantothenate kinase, with the protein product MANLVVDIGNTQTKLAIFNGEKMLSFDHVAEADESLIAALIGKHKVDKVIISSVKENKPAYIQQLDIPVTCFTNQTKTAVNNHYQSANTLGADRWAAVAGAVTVNPGKDTLVIDAGTCITYDMVDAGHNYYGGSISPGLEMRYKAVNHYTAALPLLNADNKFEGSFGTDTASAIRSGIQNGIKYEAEGFISGYREQYPELNIILTGGDGIFLDTLLKNSIFAPYIKNDPYLVLKGLNAVIQVQND
- the purQ gene encoding phosphoribosylformylglycinamidine synthase subunit PurQ, which gives rise to MKFGVVIFPGSNCDEDIIYVLEHVLGQQVVRLWHKDHDLQGADFIILPGGFSFGDYLRSGAIARFSPIMQEVIKFAGQGGYVMGICNGFQILVEAHLLPGVLLHNKNRKFICRNTYIKAETTNSLLTSQADLQQPLKIPVAHGEGNYFADADTLSSMADNDQVLFRYCDETGNVCEESNLNGSINNIAGVCNLERNVFGLMPHPERAADTLVANQDGLIIFESILSLAKA